A window of the Lysinibacillus irui genome harbors these coding sequences:
- a CDS encoding HEAT repeat domain-containing protein — protein sequence MIKLTISTLFAIISFLLVVLFIFLLYLLVQRQRESYFEKVRDRYLQNYSQLWYDYLFNNALFSIVLVPRGRAQVEAIERIFSSYLKNIRNEQLELKIKQFSNQYLKAFYEKDLSSRRWSIRMNALYRIADLQIDQLLTKCQEFEKNNITDEEHFQLLKIYSLFQPDLFMEKIKNSNVNYAESEYRRLFVLLDDNVFIQFFHDFNSLPANMQFAVIDTAAVKRKMEYLEELKKLLDHDTTEINIRALKGLYEIGIIDEMDPFIPFVTSEMWEARLMVAKIFKHVPLTYTYSYLEQLLQDENWWVRSQAAKTIVEDRHGIAKLQQFIESSNDQYAIEMAQEIAARKEGK from the coding sequence ATGATCAAGCTGACTATTTCTACGCTTTTCGCAATAATTTCCTTCTTACTAGTTGTGCTCTTTATCTTTTTACTGTATTTACTTGTTCAGCGACAGCGTGAAAGCTATTTTGAAAAAGTTCGTGACCGTTATTTACAAAATTATTCTCAACTTTGGTATGATTACTTATTCAATAACGCACTATTTAGTATCGTATTGGTACCTAGAGGAAGGGCGCAAGTTGAAGCTATTGAAAGAATTTTTTCATCCTATTTAAAGAATATAAGGAATGAACAGTTGGAACTAAAAATTAAACAATTCTCCAATCAATATTTAAAAGCATTCTACGAAAAAGATTTATCAAGTAGACGATGGAGTATTCGAATGAATGCCCTCTATCGAATTGCAGACTTACAAATAGATCAATTGCTAACGAAGTGCCAAGAATTCGAAAAAAATAACATTACAGATGAAGAACATTTCCAGTTATTAAAAATATACTCCCTTTTCCAACCAGATTTATTTATGGAGAAAATAAAAAATTCCAATGTAAATTACGCTGAAAGTGAATATAGAAGACTGTTTGTATTATTAGATGATAATGTATTTATTCAATTTTTCCATGATTTTAATAGCTTGCCAGCTAATATGCAATTTGCTGTTATTGATACTGCTGCTGTAAAAAGAAAGATGGAGTATTTGGAGGAGTTAAAAAAATTATTAGACCATGATACGACGGAAATAAACATCAGAGCATTAAAAGGCCTTTATGAAATAGGTATTATTGATGAGATGGATCCCTTTATCCCTTTTGTGACTTCAGAAATGTGGGAAGCAAGGTTAATGGTTGCCAAAATTTTCAAGCATGTACCGCTTACTTACACTTATAGTTATTTAGAGCAACTTCTTCAAGATGAGAATTGGTGGGTACGTTCTCAAGCGGCAAAAACGATTGTAGAAGATCGACATGGTATAGCTAAATTACAGCAATTCATTGAATCCTCAAATGACCAATATGCAATTGAAATGGCCCAGGAAATTGCAGCGAGAAAAGAGGGGAAGTAA
- a CDS encoding acetyl-CoA C-acetyltransferase codes for MREAVIVAGARTPIGKAKKGSLATVRPDDFGAVVVKETLKRAGYEGPIDDLILGCAMPEAEQGMNVARSIGALAGLPDTTPALTINRFCSSGLQAIAYAAERIMLGHSKAILAGGVESMSMVPMVGNTPRLNPTLAETAPQYYMGMGHTAEEVARQYNVSREDQDAFAVRSHELAEKAIKEGKFNDEIVPIEVEQHYVDDQNKPQVKKFTFSMDEGVRPGTSVEGLAKLRPAFHVKGSVTAGNASQTSDGAAAVLVMDREEAVKQGLTPMAKFLGFAVGGVPPEVMGIGPIVAVPKALEIAGLSIEDIDLWEINEAFASQSLQVVRHLGIDQEKVNVNGGAIALGHPLGATGAILTLKLIHELKRQGKKYGVVTMCIGGGMGAAGVFEIL; via the coding sequence ATGCGTGAAGCCGTTATTGTAGCAGGAGCACGAACTCCAATAGGAAAAGCAAAAAAAGGTTCATTAGCAACGGTGAGACCAGATGATTTTGGTGCTGTTGTAGTCAAAGAAACATTGAAAAGAGCGGGCTATGAAGGACCGATTGATGATTTAATCTTAGGCTGTGCGATGCCAGAAGCGGAGCAGGGGATGAATGTAGCACGTAGTATTGGTGCACTTGCTGGGTTACCAGATACAACACCTGCTCTAACGATTAATCGATTTTGTTCGTCAGGTTTACAGGCGATTGCCTATGCGGCAGAACGGATCATGCTCGGACATTCCAAAGCGATTCTTGCTGGTGGTGTAGAGTCTATGAGTATGGTGCCAATGGTGGGAAATACACCACGCCTAAATCCAACGTTAGCTGAAACGGCTCCACAATATTATATGGGGATGGGCCATACAGCTGAGGAAGTGGCTCGCCAGTACAATGTTAGTCGAGAAGACCAGGATGCTTTTGCTGTTCGCTCACATGAGCTTGCTGAAAAGGCCATTAAAGAAGGTAAATTCAATGATGAAATTGTACCAATCGAAGTGGAACAGCATTATGTAGATGATCAAAATAAACCACAAGTGAAAAAATTCACATTTAGTATGGATGAAGGGGTACGTCCAGGTACATCTGTTGAAGGTTTAGCAAAACTACGTCCAGCTTTCCATGTAAAAGGCAGTGTAACGGCTGGTAATGCCTCTCAAACTTCTGATGGTGCTGCTGCTGTACTCGTAATGGACCGTGAAGAAGCTGTCAAGCAAGGGCTAACGCCAATGGCAAAATTCTTAGGCTTTGCTGTTGGAGGGGTACCGCCCGAAGTAATGGGGATTGGTCCAATTGTTGCTGTACCAAAAGCGTTAGAAATCGCAGGTTTATCTATAGAGGATATTGATTTATGGGAAATCAATGAAGCATTTGCTTCTCAATCATTACAGGTCGTACGTCATTTAGGGATCGACCAAGAAAAAGTCAATGTAAATGGTGGAGCCATTGCGTTAGGTCATCCGCTTGGTGCAACAGGGGCCATTTTAACACTTAAGCTTATTCATGAATTGAAACGCCAAGGTAAGAAATATGGCGTAGTGACAATGTGTATTGGTGGCGGTATGGGCGCTGCTGGGGTATTTGAAATTCTTTAA
- a CDS encoding methionine ABC transporter permease — translation MLTNLFPNVDWENMWQATYETLYMTAISTFVTFILGLVIGILLFLTSPNQLWANKIVNFLTGSLVNIFRSIPFIVLIILLIPFTKFLLGTIRGANAALPALIIGAAPFYARMVLIALREIDKGVIEAARSMGAKTSTIIWKVLIPESLPALISGITVTAVALVGYTAMAGIIGAGGLGNLAFLDGFQRNRQDVTLMATILILVVVFIIQWIGDVITDKIDKR, via the coding sequence ATGCTAACTAATCTCTTTCCGAACGTAGACTGGGAAAATATGTGGCAAGCTACGTATGAAACATTGTATATGACAGCTATTTCAACATTTGTCACATTTATTCTTGGATTGGTTATTGGTATCTTGCTATTTTTAACAAGTCCTAATCAGTTATGGGCTAATAAAATTGTTAACTTTTTAACGGGGTCACTCGTTAATATATTCCGTTCCATTCCATTTATCGTATTAATTATTTTATTAATTCCATTTACGAAGTTTTTACTTGGGACAATTCGCGGAGCAAATGCGGCTTTACCAGCCTTAATTATCGGTGCAGCTCCATTTTACGCTCGTATGGTTTTAATTGCATTACGCGAAATTGATAAAGGTGTCATTGAAGCAGCTCGTTCAATGGGGGCTAAAACGTCCACAATTATTTGGAAAGTCCTAATCCCTGAATCATTACCAGCTCTGATTTCTGGTATTACCGTAACGGCTGTAGCACTTGTTGGTTATACTGCAATGGCAGGGATTATCGGTGCAGGTGGTCTTGGAAACTTAGCTTTCCTTGATGGCTTCCAACGAAATCGCCAAGATGTGACATTAATGGCAACTATTTTGATCTTAGTAGTTGTATTTATCATTCAATGGATTGGTGATGTCATTACCGATAAAATCGATAAACGCTAG
- a CDS encoding glycosyltransferase family 2 protein, with protein MKIIDYCMMFFGGIILFYMLFVIVSYCTMFIIAMLDLRKRYRLDLSEYDDAHIDAFYSKPVSLLVPAYNEEVGVVDTVYSLLNLRYPQTEIIIINDGSTDQTLQTVIEHFQMKPINKIVRTNIPTKDIKQIYESEIYKNCILVDKENGGKADALNVGINVSQYPYFCSIDGDSILDEKSLLRVMKPIILSDGEVIAAGGNIRIANGAKMQFGSIYETQLPSNYLVIMQVIEYLRAFLMGRIALSKFNLVLIISGAFSVFSKKWAVEAGGYSTNIIGEDMELVVNIHRLIKEKKENKRIEFVPDPVCWTEAPQTLGVLRNQRRRWHQGLFESLWKHKKMTLNPRYGMIGFLSFPYFWLVECLGPLVELGGYIYIVIAFFLGKIYYEVALMLLLLFVIYGVIFSIAAVLFESWSMNTYPKKRELLRMILLAFTEIFWYRPLTLFWRCEGLVRFVLRKSEWGNMKRVGIAEKEKSV; from the coding sequence ATGAAAATAATTGACTATTGCATGATGTTTTTTGGGGGCATTATTTTATTTTATATGCTGTTCGTTATCGTTTCATATTGTACAATGTTCATCATTGCTATGCTGGATTTAAGAAAACGCTATCGTCTCGATCTATCAGAGTATGATGATGCACATATAGATGCTTTTTATTCAAAACCCGTGTCGTTACTTGTTCCTGCTTACAATGAAGAAGTAGGGGTTGTAGATACAGTTTATTCATTATTGAATTTACGTTATCCTCAAACTGAAATTATCATTATTAACGACGGGTCTACAGATCAAACCCTTCAAACGGTCATCGAACATTTTCAAATGAAGCCAATCAACAAAATTGTCCGAACTAACATCCCTACAAAAGATATTAAGCAAATATATGAATCTGAAATCTATAAAAATTGTATTTTAGTTGATAAAGAAAATGGTGGTAAGGCTGATGCGTTAAATGTGGGTATTAATGTCTCTCAATATCCGTATTTTTGCTCCATTGATGGGGATTCCATTTTAGATGAAAAATCCTTGCTGCGGGTGATGAAGCCTATCATTTTATCTGATGGTGAGGTCATTGCAGCAGGTGGTAATATTCGTATTGCAAATGGCGCAAAGATGCAGTTTGGCTCTATTTATGAGACTCAATTACCTAGTAATTACTTAGTAATCATGCAAGTAATCGAATACTTGCGGGCATTTTTAATGGGGAGAATAGCCTTAAGTAAATTCAATTTAGTCCTTATTATTTCAGGAGCATTTAGTGTTTTCTCTAAAAAATGGGCTGTTGAAGCAGGTGGATATTCAACCAATATTATTGGCGAAGATATGGAACTTGTAGTGAATATTCATCGACTTATAAAAGAAAAAAAAGAAAATAAACGTATTGAATTTGTACCCGACCCAGTTTGCTGGACGGAAGCACCTCAAACATTAGGGGTACTGCGCAATCAACGAAGAAGGTGGCATCAAGGGTTATTTGAAAGTCTATGGAAGCACAAAAAAATGACTTTGAATCCTAGATATGGCATGATTGGATTTCTCTCGTTCCCGTATTTTTGGCTAGTAGAATGTCTAGGGCCTCTTGTGGAGTTAGGTGGATATATTTATATTGTCATAGCCTTTTTCTTAGGGAAAATTTATTATGAAGTTGCGCTCATGCTGCTACTACTATTCGTTATTTATGGTGTTATTTTTTCAATAGCGGCAGTATTGTTTGAATCGTGGAGTATGAATACGTATCCGAAAAAACGAGAGTTGTTACGTATGATTCTTTTAGCGTTTACAGAAATTTTTTGGTATCGCCCACTAACATTATTCTGGCGCTGTGAGGGATTAGTTCGTTTTGTCTTAAGAAAAAGTGAATGGGGTAATATGAAACGTGTCGGCATTGCTGAAAAGGAGAAAAGTGTATGA
- a CDS encoding arsenate reductase family protein produces MTIQFIHYPKCTTCKKAQKWLNDHEVSYEEVHIVEQPPTKEEITALWQASGMPLKKFFNTSGMKYRELGLKDKLADMTEEEQLELLASDGMLIKRPIVTDGKKVTLGFKEADFEQTWK; encoded by the coding sequence ATGACTATTCAATTTATCCATTACCCTAAATGTACAACATGTAAAAAAGCGCAAAAGTGGTTAAATGATCATGAAGTTTCCTATGAAGAGGTTCACATTGTAGAGCAACCACCTACAAAGGAAGAAATAACAGCTTTATGGCAGGCAAGTGGAATGCCTTTAAAGAAGTTTTTTAATACATCTGGTATGAAATATCGTGAGCTTGGTTTAAAGGACAAGTTGGCTGATATGACGGAAGAGGAACAGCTTGAGCTACTTGCTTCTGATGGTATGTTAATTAAACGACCTATCGTGACTGATGGAAAAAAAGTAACGTTAGGGTTTAAAGAAGCTGATTTTGAGCAAACTTGGAAATAG
- a CDS encoding methionine ABC transporter ATP-binding protein, producing MIQLQNITKKYKTANGELTAVKDVNLTINKGEIFGIIGYSGAGKSTMIRLLNGLEKPTTGTVTVNNLEFSSIKGQKLRAARQKVSMIFQHFNLLWSRTVAENIAFPLEIAGVPKAQREARVKELISLVGLEGRDKAYPSQLSGGQKQRVGIARALANNPEVLLCDEATSALDPETTDAILDLLVDINERLGLTIVLITHEMHVIRKICHRVAVMEAGEIVERGEVLQVFQAPQAAITKKFVAQITDTKETKDTVEQIKANYPTGQLVKLIFVGEKTEQPVISHLVKKFDVEVSIVHGNISQTKNGAYGTLIVQIDGSKENVADALHYLNTVEVQTEVIANAN from the coding sequence ATGATTCAGCTTCAAAATATTACGAAGAAATACAAAACAGCAAATGGCGAATTAACGGCAGTCAAAGACGTCAACCTTACTATAAATAAAGGTGAAATCTTTGGCATCATCGGCTATAGTGGTGCCGGTAAAAGTACCATGATTCGTTTATTAAATGGATTAGAGAAACCGACAACAGGAACGGTAACAGTAAACAATCTAGAATTTTCATCCATTAAAGGGCAAAAGTTAAGAGCTGCTAGACAAAAGGTAAGTATGATCTTCCAGCATTTCAATTTACTTTGGTCTAGAACAGTTGCTGAAAACATCGCTTTCCCTCTGGAAATTGCAGGTGTTCCAAAAGCTCAACGAGAAGCCCGTGTGAAGGAGTTAATCTCACTTGTAGGTTTAGAAGGACGTGATAAGGCATACCCATCACAGCTTTCAGGTGGTCAAAAGCAGCGAGTTGGGATTGCACGAGCATTAGCTAATAATCCAGAAGTTTTACTATGTGATGAGGCGACATCTGCACTGGATCCTGAAACGACAGATGCTATTCTTGACTTACTAGTTGATATCAATGAACGTTTAGGGTTAACGATCGTATTGATTACCCATGAAATGCACGTTATCCGTAAAATATGTCATCGTGTAGCCGTAATGGAGGCTGGTGAAATTGTAGAGCGTGGTGAGGTGTTGCAAGTTTTCCAAGCACCACAAGCAGCTATTACTAAGAAATTTGTAGCCCAGATTACCGACACAAAAGAAACAAAGGATACAGTGGAACAGATCAAAGCAAACTACCCAACTGGTCAACTTGTCAAGCTGATCTTTGTTGGTGAAAAAACGGAACAGCCCGTCATTTCACATCTTGTTAAAAAATTCGATGTGGAAGTAAGCATTGTTCATGGCAATATTTCGCAAACGAAAAATGGAGCATACGGTACACTTATTGTGCAAATTGATGGTTCTAAGGAAAATGTGGCTGATGCCCTACATTATTTAAATACAGTCGAAGTTCAAACGGAGGTGATCGCAAATGCTAACTAA
- a CDS encoding acyl-CoA dehydrogenase family protein: MTEKTTDFIKGGGFLIEDVELDRVFTPEDFTDEHKMIAKTTEEYVANEVLPVVENLEHHEFEHSVRLLKSAGELGLLGADVPEEYEGLGLDKVSSALIAEKMSVAGGFSITHGAHVGIGSLPIVLFGNEDQKKKYLPKLASGELIAAYALTEPGSGSDALGAKTTAKLNDAGTHYILNGEKQWITNAGFADVFVVYAKIDGDKFSAFIVERAFNGVSVGPEEKKMGIKSSSTRTLVLEDAEVPVENLLGEIGRGHVIAFNILNIGRYKLGVGTIGGSKRALELAIQYTNQRQQFKTKLSDFNLTKEKLSTMASQLYASESLNYRTVGLFEDRLSQLSLEEQKQGKVIAGAIAEYAIECSIAKVFGSETLDYIADEAVQLHGGYGFMAEYEVERIYRDSRINRIFEGTNEINRMIVPGTFMKKALKGELPLLQVAQNLQQELLMLMPEDIGTEPLAQEKYLVKNAKKIAVLAAGLAAQRFGAKLDQEQEVLVNIANIANQLFAMESAVLRTEKAIARDGAEKAHQKLLYTQIFCQEAFAEIEKEAKDTILASADGDAARMTLSALRKLTRNNPYNLIAKKREASVKLIEAEKYIV; this comes from the coding sequence ATGACTGAAAAAACAACTGATTTCATTAAAGGCGGCGGATTTCTTATTGAAGATGTGGAATTAGATCGTGTATTTACACCAGAAGATTTCACTGATGAGCATAAAATGATTGCTAAAACAACAGAGGAATATGTAGCAAATGAAGTATTACCAGTAGTTGAAAACTTAGAGCACCATGAATTTGAGCATTCAGTGCGTCTTCTTAAAAGTGCAGGCGAATTAGGTTTACTTGGAGCAGATGTACCAGAAGAATACGAAGGGCTTGGATTAGACAAAGTTTCTTCTGCTTTAATTGCTGAGAAAATGTCTGTTGCAGGTGGGTTCTCTATTACACATGGCGCTCATGTGGGGATTGGCTCATTACCAATCGTTCTTTTCGGTAATGAAGATCAAAAGAAAAAATATTTACCTAAGCTTGCCTCTGGGGAGTTAATTGCAGCCTATGCATTAACAGAACCAGGTTCGGGTTCAGATGCCCTTGGAGCAAAAACAACTGCGAAGCTTAATGATGCAGGAACACATTATATTTTAAATGGTGAAAAGCAATGGATTACTAATGCAGGCTTTGCAGATGTGTTTGTTGTCTACGCGAAAATTGATGGCGATAAATTCTCTGCATTCATCGTAGAACGTGCATTCAACGGCGTTTCAGTTGGCCCTGAAGAGAAGAAAATGGGGATTAAATCATCATCAACTCGTACATTAGTGTTAGAAGATGCGGAAGTACCTGTAGAAAATCTATTGGGTGAAATTGGCCGTGGGCATGTAATTGCGTTTAATATTTTAAATATTGGTCGTTATAAGCTGGGTGTGGGCACAATTGGTGGCTCTAAACGTGCATTAGAGTTAGCAATTCAATACACAAACCAACGTCAGCAATTTAAAACAAAGCTTTCTGATTTCAATCTTACTAAAGAGAAATTATCAACAATGGCTTCTCAACTGTATGCATCGGAATCTTTAAATTATCGTACGGTTGGTCTGTTTGAAGATCGTTTAAGTCAGTTAAGCCTTGAAGAGCAAAAGCAAGGAAAAGTGATTGCAGGTGCTATCGCAGAATACGCAATTGAATGCTCTATTGCAAAAGTGTTTGGTTCAGAAACACTAGATTACATTGCAGATGAAGCAGTACAGCTACATGGTGGCTATGGCTTTATGGCTGAATACGAGGTTGAGCGTATTTATCGTGATTCTCGTATCAATCGAATTTTTGAAGGTACAAATGAAATTAACCGCATGATTGTACCAGGCACATTTATGAAAAAGGCGCTAAAAGGTGAGTTACCACTATTACAGGTTGCCCAAAACTTACAGCAAGAGCTTCTAATGTTAATGCCAGAAGATATCGGTACAGAGCCACTTGCTCAAGAAAAATATTTAGTGAAAAATGCGAAGAAGATTGCTGTATTAGCAGCAGGTTTAGCAGCGCAACGCTTTGGTGCAAAGCTTGATCAGGAGCAAGAAGTATTAGTGAATATTGCGAATATCGCTAACCAATTATTTGCGATGGAATCGGCTGTTTTACGTACAGAAAAAGCAATTGCTCGTGATGGCGCTGAAAAAGCACATCAAAAATTGCTTTATACACAAATCTTCTGCCAAGAAGCATTTGCTGAAATCGAAAAAGAAGCAAAAGATACAATTCTTGCTTCAGCAGATGGTGATGCAGCGCGTATGACATTATCTGCGCTTCGTAAGCTAACTCGCAATAACCCATACAACTTAATTGCGAAAAAACGTGAAGCATCTGTAAAATTAATCGAAGCAGAAAAATATATCGTTTAA
- a CDS encoding MetQ/NlpA family ABC transporter substrate-binding protein, protein MKKLLAGLFLSILVLALAACGTDKKEDANSASDDQSDSKENVTLKVGASNTPHAVILEKAKPILAKEGIDLEIETYTDYVLPNQDLESEEIDANYFQHIPYLELQIKDNGYDFVNAGGVHIEPIGIYSKKYKSLEDLPEGATILLSNSVSDHGRMLSLLEAKGLIKLKEGIDKTAAELKDIEENPKNFKFDANTAPEMLVQMYENDEGDAVLINSNFAIDNGLNPIEDAISLEDKESPYVNIIAVRKGDETKPEIKKLLEVLTSKEIQDFILEEWKGAVVPVK, encoded by the coding sequence ATGAAGAAATTATTGGCAGGATTATTTTTATCAATACTTGTCCTAGCTTTAGCAGCTTGTGGTACTGATAAAAAAGAAGATGCAAATTCAGCATCAGATGATCAATCAGATAGCAAAGAAAACGTAACATTAAAAGTAGGTGCTTCTAACACACCACATGCTGTTATTTTAGAAAAGGCAAAACCGATTTTAGCAAAAGAAGGTATTGATCTTGAAATCGAAACATATACAGATTATGTTTTGCCAAACCAAGATTTAGAGTCAGAAGAAATTGATGCAAACTATTTCCAGCATATTCCTTACTTAGAGTTACAAATTAAAGACAATGGCTATGATTTCGTTAATGCAGGTGGCGTTCATATTGAACCAATCGGTATTTACTCTAAAAAATATAAATCATTAGAGGACCTTCCTGAAGGAGCAACAATTTTACTTTCTAATTCAGTATCCGACCATGGTCGTATGCTATCATTATTAGAAGCAAAAGGCTTAATTAAACTAAAAGAGGGTATTGATAAAACAGCAGCTGAATTAAAGGATATTGAAGAAAATCCTAAAAACTTTAAATTCGATGCGAATACTGCACCAGAAATGCTTGTACAAATGTATGAAAATGACGAAGGTGATGCAGTATTAATCAACTCTAACTTTGCTATTGATAACGGCTTAAACCCAATCGAAGACGCTATTTCTCTTGAAGACAAAGAATCTCCATATGTAAACATCATTGCTGTACGTAAAGGTGATGAAACAAAACCAGAAATTAAAAAATTATTAGAAGTATTAACTTCGAAAGAAATCCAAGACTTCATCTTAGAAGAATGGAAAGGTGCAGTAGTGCCGGTAAAATAA
- the gcvH gene encoding glycine cleavage system protein GcvH → MSTPKDLRYSEEHEWVKVEDGKVRIGITHFAQSELGDIVFVELPQVGDEIKTDDPFGSVESVKTVSELYAPISGTVVEVNADLEDSPEFVNESPYEKAWMIVVEPADASEVEKLMTAEQYEEMIAE, encoded by the coding sequence ATGAGCACACCTAAAGACTTACGATACTCTGAAGAACATGAATGGGTAAAAGTAGAAGATGGAAAAGTACGTATTGGTATTACTCACTTCGCACAATCTGAATTAGGAGATATCGTTTTCGTTGAGCTTCCACAGGTTGGCGACGAAATCAAAACAGATGATCCATTCGGTAGCGTAGAATCAGTTAAAACTGTTTCTGAATTATATGCACCAATCTCAGGTACTGTAGTTGAAGTCAATGCAGATTTAGAAGATAGCCCAGAATTCGTTAATGAATCACCATATGAAAAAGCATGGATGATCGTTGTTGAGCCTGCTGATGCATCTGAAGTTGAAAAACTTATGACAGCAGAGCAATACGAAGAAATGATCGCTGAATAA
- a CDS encoding toprim domain-containing protein yields the protein MFEGKCLIVEGRSDKLQIEPILNENVTILCTNGTIGVHQLEELLDPYEGCELFTFFDADTSGDKLRALMDRHYPEAEHLRTMPTYKEVETTPRKVLAMILLRAHFSIHNEYIL from the coding sequence ATGTTCGAGGGAAAATGCTTGATCGTAGAAGGACGCTCAGATAAGCTACAAATTGAGCCTATTTTAAATGAGAATGTTACAATACTTTGTACGAATGGTACAATTGGTGTGCATCAATTAGAAGAGCTACTCGATCCTTATGAGGGCTGTGAGCTTTTCACTTTTTTTGATGCAGATACGTCTGGCGATAAGCTACGTGCATTAATGGACAGACATTATCCAGAGGCTGAGCATTTACGTACAATGCCAACATATAAGGAAGTAGAGACAACACCAAGAAAAGTGTTAGCGATGATTTTATTGCGCGCTCATTTCTCAATCCATAATGAATATATTTTGTAA
- a CDS encoding thioredoxin family protein, whose amino-acid sequence MEEWSKEQWEAAIQSGEKAAFYLYTPMCGTCAVASKMLSVIEQLLPQLQIGKANINFLEQIAYEHQIESVPCLLVTDGGKVTDKIYAFQSVPFLYELLKKSID is encoded by the coding sequence ATGGAAGAATGGTCAAAAGAGCAGTGGGAAGCGGCTATACAGTCGGGTGAAAAAGCTGCATTTTATTTATATACACCGATGTGTGGAACATGTGCGGTGGCATCAAAAATGCTGTCAGTTATTGAACAATTGCTGCCACAGCTTCAAATTGGCAAAGCAAATATCAACTTTCTAGAGCAGATTGCTTATGAGCATCAAATTGAAAGTGTCCCATGTTTACTTGTTACTGATGGCGGGAAAGTGACAGATAAAATTTATGCTTTTCAATCTGTACCTTTTTTGTACGAATTGTTAAAAAAATCAATTGACTGA
- a CDS encoding response regulator: MNDIKFAHDIMQEHEVERYFEIWRESVIRSRLTITAVFLKRANSTQPNETTNDQVTSFLQSKIRKTDLLFQLSDGNHWGIFFLQSSDVEAKAFLKRIFAILEAERKFQHIALKASITEIRNNNVIFEELLNKNKQMLSEDEQLTWSIAQVKDYSEQPTELVKVSIIEQNAIFRQVLESTLKQLDIPHFTLDVKAYEDGYSFLQSDHYKSGHMHLILMNDILPLKNGLEILHILRHMPNEKKFIIYMMSERNSEGAALNAYEGGVDEYIVKPFNLRLLEAKIKRTFARFWL, translated from the coding sequence ATGAATGATATAAAATTCGCCCATGATATCATGCAAGAACATGAAGTAGAACGCTACTTTGAAATATGGCGGGAAAGTGTTATTAGATCACGCCTTACAATAACAGCAGTCTTTTTAAAAAGAGCTAATTCTACACAACCAAATGAAACCACGAATGATCAAGTTACCTCATTTTTACAATCGAAAATACGTAAGACAGATTTGCTTTTTCAATTATCAGATGGAAATCATTGGGGTATCTTTTTTTTACAAAGTAGTGATGTAGAAGCTAAAGCATTTTTAAAACGAATATTTGCCATCCTAGAAGCAGAACGGAAGTTTCAACATATTGCATTAAAGGCCTCTATAACAGAAATAAGAAATAATAACGTTATCTTTGAAGAGTTGTTAAATAAAAATAAACAAATGCTATCAGAGGATGAGCAATTAACGTGGAGTATAGCACAAGTAAAAGATTATAGTGAGCAACCAACGGAATTAGTGAAAGTTAGTATTATTGAACAGAACGCTATTTTTAGACAAGTATTAGAGTCAACGCTAAAACAATTAGATATCCCTCATTTTACTCTGGATGTAAAGGCTTATGAGGATGGTTATAGCTTTTTACAATCGGATCATTATAAATCAGGGCATATGCATCTAATTCTTATGAATGATATTTTACCTCTAAAAAATGGCTTAGAAATATTGCATATCTTACGACATATGCCAAATGAAAAGAAATTTATTATTTATATGATGTCAGAACGCAATTCTGAAGGGGCAGCGCTTAATGCTTATGAAGGCGGTGTTGATGAATATATTGTCAAACCATTTAATTTACGTTTGCTCGAAGCCAAAATTAAAAGAACTTTTGCGAGGTTTTGGCTATGA